Proteins encoded together in one Blastocatellia bacterium window:
- a CDS encoding photosynthetic reaction center cytochrome c subunit family protein, translated as MANPGTQSLTWGDVAYGLGGVILGFVIGFFATNALEREQMSGASPVGNPQATAQLPPGHPPIDTAGGGIAGSGIGRVPPPLPPLERRAVRGQTAEQAYKNIKVLRGIPASEITPIMEIFNQSLGVDCNYCHVPDAYDREDHPMKETSRRMIEMVKELNSKFLGGKINCYTCHRGSPKPPTQ; from the coding sequence ATGGCTAATCCAGGAACGCAGTCGCTGACATGGGGAGACGTGGCTTATGGTCTGGGTGGCGTGATCCTTGGGTTTGTGATCGGCTTTTTTGCCACGAATGCGCTTGAGCGGGAGCAGATGAGTGGGGCCTCTCCCGTCGGGAATCCCCAGGCCACAGCACAACTTCCACCCGGTCATCCTCCCATTGATACGGCAGGTGGAGGGATTGCTGGATCCGGGATCGGTCGCGTCCCTCCTCCCCTGCCCCCGCTTGAGCGGCGAGCCGTACGGGGGCAAACTGCCGAACAGGCCTACAAAAACATCAAGGTTCTGCGCGGCATTCCCGCAAGCGAGATTACGCCCATCATGGAGATTTTCAATCAATCACTCGGGGTTGATTGCAACTACTGTCACGTCCCTGACGCGTACGACCGGGAGGATCACCCCATGAAGGAGACGAGCCGCCGCATGATCGAAATGGTCAAGGAACTCAACAGCAAATTCCTCGGCGGCAAGATCAACTGTTACACCTGCCATCGGGGATCTCCCAAGCCGCCAACACAGTGA
- a CDS encoding sugar phosphate nucleotidyltransferase, with amino-acid sequence MKGVILAGGLGTRLYPLTKVTNKHLLPIYNKPMIYYPLQTLVEAGIRDIMIVTGGNNAGDFLRLLGNGREFGLKHLHYTYQQGEGGIADALHLAEHFADGDLICVILGDNIIEKSITPYVESYLRQGSGAKIILKEVPDPTRFGVPVIENGRIVRIEEKPSRPGSPYAVTGIYFYDEKVFDIIRTLKPSPRGELEITDVNNAYLERGELTYDILDGWWTDAGTFESLLLANQLVAEREKRQGG; translated from the coding sequence ATTAAAGGAGTGATTTTGGCCGGCGGACTTGGCACCAGGCTTTATCCGCTGACGAAGGTGACCAACAAGCACCTGTTGCCTATCTACAACAAGCCGATGATCTATTATCCGTTGCAGACTCTGGTGGAAGCCGGCATCCGCGACATCATGATCGTGACCGGTGGCAACAACGCCGGCGATTTCCTCCGCCTTCTGGGGAATGGACGCGAGTTCGGCCTGAAACATCTGCACTATACCTATCAGCAGGGCGAAGGTGGAATCGCCGATGCTCTACACCTGGCCGAGCATTTCGCCGATGGCGATCTGATCTGCGTCATTCTGGGCGATAACATCATCGAGAAGTCCATCACCCCCTATGTCGAGAGCTATTTGCGTCAGGGGTCCGGTGCCAAGATCATCCTCAAAGAAGTTCCCGACCCCACCCGGTTCGGTGTTCCCGTGATCGAAAACGGCCGGATCGTGCGCATCGAAGAGAAACCGAGCCGGCCGGGCTCGCCATACGCCGTCACCGGCATTTATTTCTACGACGAGAAAGTCTTCGACATCATTCGCACGCTTAAGCCGAGTCCGCGTGGGGAGCTGGAGATCACCGACGTCAATAACGCTTATCTCGAACGGGGCGAACTGACCTACGATATACTCGACGGGTGGTGGACGGATGCCGGAACATTCGAGAGCCTGCTGCTGGCCAATCAACTGGTGGCCGAGCGAGAGAAACGGCAAGGCGGATGA
- a CDS encoding TonB-dependent receptor — MCEKGDCLRRLFLHLSVGFVLIIVLAVTGTGQTGMSRITGTVTDPTGAVIEGATVTAKNEATGVQYKATTTSAGTYAIESVPVGSYTITVEAPGFRTFTSSGNVVNVGAALVVNAQLQVGQATEVIEVVGAYERVETTHAMISDVVTRRAVADLPLNGRNPLSLIVLQPGLVQRTTNSAGSGTHVFGSRDRAHNVTVDGIDANESSVPNPQSNILRLNPDNVQEYRVVTHNATPEYGRNSGANVSIATRSGTNEYHADLFYFHRNTVLNANEFFNKAEGQPKPVLLLHQFGAAGGGPITKNKTFFFASYQGNRIMQTQPIAKAFGTPLAYTATMRSGIYRFVRGAITVDGVTVTRNSPLLVDASGNLKPGVPVCGGSVTTNCVDSYNIFDPRNDPRGIGPDPVIRSLINQFPLPNTFSVGDGLNIGGFVWNPPSRFVGPNSLVRVDHKFSENHTMFGRFIWSDWDTKEGDFLNARPQVFPGFPPMGEVFRSNQNLAISYRSVLSDRTVNEFTTGFNRFRFFFTWGESNPNFGDFTKVPPYGQECAGTNSFRNIDTPFCNTPHTARAVSTIQFIDNLSYVRGSHTIRTGINFRFYRHNDSRGFAGGRNISPNIFFDQSLRRSGFLNLPPVGGGADQIDASDNTILQNALVEWAGIVAGVDQAFAADLKGNSFPPGILQVLGTRAKQFNFYAQDEWRIRRNLTMTYGVRWELNLPMKDCCDRVFVPDKPIDGSQGPITFVARDRWYERTNWRAFGPRVSFAWSPWGEKTVFRLGYGLAFDPISTFQVTAIGGMVPGSALDCRMRLSDTPTGVQATITTGCSIPANIDRRIGQGFPLQLPTPTARPSELFSPPAQPLGVAPNTGAFDPNLKLPAVHEWSLTIQRELPGNMVVQVGYIGKRGTHLFRAYDLNQIRTDQPGFKESFLIAQENLRKGCRPDGTGCPAGVTGVTPTLLLQLTGSTPGDPRSFLNSSTTQTNLLRNGLGDLAVRIDSLTGASWIVNRGFPANYFRPNPQFSQIFYFDSGGDSYYHGMIVQLRRRFEKGLDLGFSYTLSKSIDNMSVDPVGAASGGGLSTTNSRTPTDVRNFRLDRSLSDFDNRHVFVVHGLYDLPFGRGRTWGGNWPGVVNHILGGWTVTGIFISQSGEPFTINSGIRTVHNTKQSRAELRGPLPKAKLQSVAGIRGPVVFQVTDLDPNTNCRQIVGTQSFLCIPAPGESGMGRNTIIGPGFWNFDFGLIKRITLTERVNLQFRAEFFNAFNHPNFENPRNASSGSPTLTSSLFGQTCCVTAAVPASATIIAVGEPNRVIQFAFKLSF, encoded by the coding sequence ATGTGCGAAAAGGGCGATTGTCTCCGCAGACTTTTCCTTCATCTCTCGGTGGGATTTGTTCTCATCATTGTCCTGGCTGTGACCGGGACTGGCCAGACCGGGATGAGCCGGATCACGGGAACGGTCACAGATCCGACGGGGGCCGTGATCGAAGGCGCTACCGTGACGGCCAAGAACGAGGCCACCGGGGTGCAGTATAAAGCGACGACGACATCGGCGGGTACCTATGCCATCGAATCGGTGCCCGTGGGGAGTTACACGATCACGGTCGAAGCTCCCGGATTTCGGACCTTCACCAGTTCGGGCAACGTGGTCAATGTCGGGGCGGCGCTGGTGGTGAATGCGCAACTTCAGGTGGGGCAAGCCACAGAGGTCATCGAAGTCGTGGGAGCCTACGAGCGGGTGGAAACGACCCATGCGATGATCAGTGATGTTGTGACCCGGCGGGCCGTGGCCGACCTGCCGCTGAACGGCCGGAATCCGCTCAGCTTGATCGTGCTTCAACCGGGTCTGGTTCAGCGAACGACCAATTCCGCCGGCTCGGGAACGCATGTCTTCGGCTCGCGGGATCGGGCTCACAACGTCACGGTGGACGGCATTGATGCCAACGAATCGTCGGTGCCGAATCCGCAAAGCAATATTCTCCGGCTGAATCCCGATAACGTTCAGGAATATCGCGTGGTCACTCACAACGCCACGCCCGAATATGGGCGCAACAGTGGGGCCAACGTCTCGATCGCCACGCGGTCGGGAACGAACGAATATCATGCCGATCTCTTTTACTTCCATCGCAACACTGTCCTGAATGCCAACGAATTCTTTAACAAAGCCGAGGGTCAGCCGAAACCCGTTCTCCTCCTCCATCAATTCGGCGCAGCCGGAGGTGGACCCATCACCAAGAATAAGACCTTTTTCTTTGCCAGCTATCAGGGAAATCGCATCATGCAAACGCAACCGATCGCCAAGGCGTTTGGCACGCCGCTGGCTTATACGGCCACCATGCGCTCGGGAATCTACCGATTCGTGCGGGGCGCCATTACCGTAGATGGCGTGACCGTGACGAGAAACTCCCCGTTGCTCGTTGATGCATCGGGAAATCTCAAGCCGGGGGTGCCCGTCTGTGGCGGATCGGTCACGACAAATTGCGTGGACTCGTACAACATCTTTGATCCGCGCAACGATCCCCGGGGGATCGGACCGGATCCTGTGATTCGCTCGCTCATCAATCAATTCCCCCTTCCGAACACGTTCTCGGTCGGCGATGGGTTGAACATCGGCGGTTTCGTCTGGAATCCTCCCTCGCGCTTTGTTGGCCCCAACAGTCTGGTTCGTGTTGATCACAAGTTTTCCGAGAATCACACCATGTTCGGCCGATTCATCTGGTCGGATTGGGACACCAAAGAGGGAGATTTCTTGAACGCGCGACCGCAAGTCTTCCCCGGCTTCCCGCCGATGGGGGAGGTCTTTCGCAGCAATCAGAATCTGGCCATCAGCTACCGCAGCGTGCTGAGCGATCGCACGGTCAATGAATTCACGACCGGTTTCAATCGCTTTCGCTTCTTCTTCACCTGGGGCGAGTCGAATCCGAACTTTGGCGACTTCACGAAAGTTCCTCCCTATGGCCAGGAGTGTGCTGGGACAAACTCGTTTCGCAATATTGATACGCCGTTCTGCAACACTCCTCACACGGCCCGGGCGGTGTCTACGATCCAGTTCATTGACAATTTGAGTTATGTCCGGGGCTCACACACCATACGCACAGGGATCAATTTCCGCTTCTATCGGCACAACGACAGTCGCGGGTTTGCCGGAGGTCGTAACATCAGTCCGAATATCTTCTTCGATCAGAGTCTGCGACGCAGCGGGTTTTTGAATCTGCCACCAGTTGGAGGCGGCGCCGATCAAATAGATGCCAGCGACAATACCATTCTCCAGAATGCGCTGGTGGAGTGGGCTGGCATCGTGGCGGGGGTGGATCAAGCCTTCGCCGCCGACTTGAAAGGGAATTCCTTCCCGCCAGGAATCCTGCAAGTGCTCGGAACGCGGGCGAAGCAGTTCAATTTCTATGCCCAGGATGAGTGGCGGATCCGTCGTAATCTGACGATGACCTATGGCGTCCGATGGGAATTGAATCTCCCGATGAAGGACTGCTGTGATCGCGTCTTCGTTCCTGATAAGCCGATTGACGGATCGCAAGGACCGATCACGTTCGTTGCACGGGATCGGTGGTATGAGCGCACGAACTGGAGGGCCTTCGGTCCACGGGTGAGCTTCGCCTGGTCACCGTGGGGCGAAAAAACCGTTTTTCGTCTCGGCTACGGGTTGGCCTTCGATCCGATTTCAACCTTCCAGGTGACGGCGATCGGGGGAATGGTCCCGGGGTCGGCGCTCGACTGTCGCATGCGGCTGAGCGATACGCCGACCGGCGTGCAGGCAACGATCACGACCGGCTGCAGCATCCCGGCCAATATTGATCGGCGCATCGGTCAGGGCTTCCCGCTTCAACTGCCGACGCCGACGGCCCGACCGAGCGAATTGTTCAGTCCTCCGGCGCAACCCCTCGGTGTGGCACCCAATACGGGGGCGTTCGATCCGAACTTGAAGCTGCCCGCCGTCCATGAGTGGAGCCTCACCATCCAACGCGAACTGCCCGGGAACATGGTCGTTCAGGTCGGCTACATCGGCAAGCGAGGAACACATCTGTTCCGCGCGTATGATCTGAACCAGATTCGCACGGACCAACCCGGTTTCAAAGAATCATTCCTGATCGCGCAAGAGAATCTGCGGAAAGGCTGCCGTCCGGACGGAACAGGATGTCCGGCGGGCGTGACCGGGGTCACTCCGACGCTGCTCTTGCAGCTCACGGGGAGCACTCCGGGAGACCCACGCTCGTTCTTGAACTCCTCGACGACGCAGACCAATCTGCTGCGCAATGGCCTGGGTGACCTGGCCGTGCGGATTGATTCGTTGACCGGTGCATCGTGGATCGTCAATCGAGGCTTCCCGGCCAACTACTTCCGACCCAATCCCCAGTTCAGTCAGATCTTCTATTTCGATTCCGGTGGCGATTCCTACTACCACGGGATGATCGTGCAACTGCGTCGGCGGTTTGAGAAGGGATTGGATCTGGGATTCTCCTACACCTTGTCCAAGTCCATTGACAATATGTCGGTGGATCCCGTCGGCGCTGCCTCCGGCGGAGGCCTGAGCACGACCAATTCCCGCACGCCCACCGATGTGCGAAACTTCCGATTGGATCGAAGCTTGTCGGATTTCGACAATCGTCACGTCTTCGTCGTGCATGGTCTGTATGATCTTCCGTTCGGACGAGGGCGCACCTGGGGAGGAAATTGGCCGGGCGTCGTCAATCATATTCTCGGCGGGTGGACGGTGACGGGGATTTTCATCTCCCAGAGCGGCGAGCCATTCACGATCAATAGCGGCATTCGCACCGTTCACAATACGAAGCAGTCGCGGGCCGAATTACGAGGACCATTGCCCAAAGCGAAGTTACAATCGGTGGCGGGGATTCGCGGGCCGGTCGTCTTCCAGGTGACCGACCTCGATCCCAATACTAACTGCCGCCAGATCGTCGGGACGCAGAGTTTCCTCTGCATCCCGGCACCGGGCGAGTCCGGGATGGGACGAAACACCATCATCGGCCCCGGCTTCTGGAACTTCGATTTCGGCCTGATCAAGCGGATCACGCTGACCGAGCGGGTGAATCTGCAGTTCCGCGCCGAGTTCTTCAATGCCTTCAACCATCCCAACTTTGAGAATCCCCGAAATGCTTCCTCCGGCTCACCGACATTAACCAGCTCGTTGTTCGGCCAGACCTGCTGTGTGACGGCTGCAGTCCCAGCCTCGGCCACGATCATTGCTGTCGGCGAGCCCAATCGGGTGATTCAGTTCGCCTTCAAGCTCAGCTTCTAA
- a CDS encoding roadblock/LC7 domain-containing protein has protein sequence MALSVEEQLVGILRDLRMTAPEVEGGAVVSMDAQIIASSLPSTVEEDRVCAMSAALFGIGTRAAKELHQGDVEQLYIKGEKGYILITHAGQDAVLFVMASAKAKLGVIFFEVRRATEEIARVLAYQRPL, from the coding sequence ATGGCACTCTCGGTTGAAGAACAACTCGTGGGTATTTTGCGTGATCTTCGCATGACGGCCCCGGAAGTTGAGGGTGGAGCTGTCGTCAGCATGGACGCTCAGATCATCGCCAGCTCGTTGCCAAGCACGGTTGAAGAAGATCGCGTCTGTGCTATGAGCGCGGCCCTCTTCGGCATCGGCACTCGTGCGGCCAAAGAGCTGCACCAGGGAGATGTCGAGCAGCTTTACATCAAAGGCGAAAAAGGGTATATCCTCATCACCCACGCCGGTCAGGATGCTGTCCTCTTCGTCATGGCGTCGGCCAAGGCCAAGCTGGGAGTGATCTTCTTCGAAGTGCGGCGGGCCACTGAGGAGATCGCCCGTGTATTGGCTTATCAGCGGCCCTTATGA
- the hypE gene encoding hydrogenase expression/formation protein HypE: MMTCPTPIAEYPTILLAHGGGGKLMHQLIEKMFMPMFSNAPLDMRHDSAVVNVNGVRLAFTTDSYVVRPLFFPGGDIGSLAVNGTVNDLAMSGARPLYLSAGFILEEGLPMETLWRVVQSMQQAARAAQVQLVTGDTKVVDKGKGDGIFINTAGIGVIEHDLVIAPASVRPGDVVLLNGDIGRHGIAIMAVREGLAFETEIESDSAPLADLVIRLLQAGVEIHCLRDLTRGGLASAIVEIAEAARVGIALDEAAIPVREDVQGACEILGFDPLYVANEGRFIAFIAPGDADRALAIMRSHPLGTNASIIGQVEENASGRVTMRSKIGAMRIVDMLSGEQLPRIC, encoded by the coding sequence ATGATGACCTGTCCGACACCGATAGCTGAGTACCCGACTATTCTCCTCGCTCACGGGGGTGGGGGGAAGCTGATGCACCAACTCATCGAGAAGATGTTCATGCCGATGTTTAGCAACGCACCCCTCGACATGCGGCATGATAGCGCCGTCGTCAACGTCAATGGCGTGAGGCTGGCGTTCACGACGGATTCCTATGTGGTTCGTCCGCTGTTTTTTCCCGGCGGCGATATTGGCTCGCTGGCCGTCAACGGCACGGTGAATGATCTGGCCATGTCCGGTGCGCGTCCGCTCTACCTGAGCGCCGGATTCATCCTGGAAGAAGGACTTCCGATGGAGACGCTCTGGCGTGTGGTCCAATCCATGCAGCAGGCCGCGCGCGCGGCCCAGGTTCAGCTCGTCACCGGCGATACGAAGGTGGTGGACAAGGGCAAAGGCGACGGCATTTTCATCAACACGGCGGGCATCGGAGTCATCGAGCACGACCTTGTCATTGCTCCGGCCAGCGTGCGCCCGGGTGATGTCGTTCTCCTGAATGGGGACATCGGACGGCATGGTATTGCGATTATGGCCGTGCGGGAGGGGTTAGCCTTCGAGACTGAGATCGAGAGCGATTCTGCTCCTCTGGCGGACCTGGTGATCAGACTGCTCCAGGCGGGAGTCGAAATTCACTGTCTGCGCGACCTGACCCGGGGTGGATTGGCGAGCGCCATCGTCGAGATCGCCGAAGCGGCGCGCGTCGGAATCGCTTTGGACGAAGCCGCCATCCCCGTTCGAGAGGATGTTCAGGGAGCCTGCGAGATTCTCGGTTTCGATCCGCTCTATGTGGCCAACGAGGGACGCTTCATCGCCTTCATTGCACCAGGCGATGCCGATAGAGCCCTCGCCATCATGCGCTCGCATCCGTTGGGCACTAACGCGAGCATCATTGGCCAGGTGGAGGAAAATGCTTCGGGACGGGTGACGATGCGGAGTAAGATCGGTGCGATGCGAATCGTTGATATGCTCAGCGGCGAACAACTGCCGCGCATCTGTTGA
- a CDS encoding GxxExxY protein, with amino-acid sequence MRLIFEEQTRILRRCIFDVHNEVGVGYPEEAYHQAFLACCASRRIPALSRQSGRLQHRDVVVHTFQYDLLAFGEIILELKALPAGFARENFVQILSYLKFWRKPLGLLVNFGQEKAKIERLPFHEKDLVISEDYTHIPPNLSPADKRLLREIREGVLAVAKTHGIGYGDTVCAKLLQAEWEHRHLSVHSQLMSPVQFEGALIGTFPVDGMLVGERVLCYVTALKDEIGPFEIGKTQSYLRAMSIPVGIVINFGRQALQVRAVCPPNR; translated from the coding sequence ATGCGATTAATTTTTGAGGAACAAACGCGCATCCTTCGTCGCTGCATCTTTGACGTTCACAACGAGGTTGGCGTAGGGTATCCGGAGGAAGCGTATCACCAAGCATTCCTTGCCTGTTGCGCGAGCCGCCGCATTCCCGCTTTATCGAGGCAGTCCGGGCGCCTGCAGCATCGAGACGTGGTGGTTCACACGTTCCAATATGACTTGCTTGCTTTTGGAGAGATCATCCTGGAACTCAAGGCGCTGCCTGCTGGGTTCGCTCGCGAGAACTTCGTTCAGATTCTTTCTTACCTCAAGTTCTGGCGGAAGCCATTGGGCCTGCTGGTAAACTTTGGTCAGGAGAAGGCCAAGATTGAGCGGTTGCCTTTTCACGAAAAGGACCTTGTCATCTCCGAGGATTATACCCACATCCCACCGAACCTCTCACCTGCTGACAAACGGCTGCTGCGCGAGATCCGAGAGGGCGTCCTTGCCGTCGCTAAAACCCATGGTATCGGTTACGGCGACACCGTGTGCGCCAAGCTGTTACAGGCTGAGTGGGAGCACCGTCACCTCTCCGTGCACAGCCAGCTCATGAGCCCCGTACAATTTGAAGGTGCCCTGATTGGTACTTTTCCGGTGGACGGGATGCTCGTGGGGGAACGGGTATTGTGCTATGTTACCGCGCTCAAGGATGAGATCGGGCCGTTTGAAATCGGCAAAACGCAATCATACTTACGGGCGATGAGCATCCCGGTAGGAATTGTGATCAACTTCGGCAGGCAGGCGCTGCAAGTGCGTGCTGTCTGTCCGCCCAACAGATGA